TCCTCTGGGTGGTGGCCAGTTTTGCGATTCCGATTGTCGGGCTGCACGTGCAGGGATGGCAGCGGTACCTCACGACCGTCGGGCTCTGGCTCGCCGCGCTCTTTCTCGTGGGCGGCGTGCCAATCCGCGCGATTTCGGGAATCCTGCTGGAATCCCCGCAGCGCGTGGGGGTGCGGGTCGCCCGCGTGCTCGCGATGTTGCTGGCGGCCGGCGCACCGCGCGGGCGTGCGGTGCGGGCGGCGGTGGACGCCTCAGGCGGCGCTGACCTCAAGCGTCATTTTGCCAAACGCTCTGAGCGCGACCTCAACACGATTCCGCTCGCGACGCTCTTTGAGGGAAGTCGCGCAATCCCGGCGGCGTTGCTCAGTCAGATGCGCATTGCCGATGTCACGCACGACTATCAGGACACCCTCGGGCGCTACGCCGAGATGGCGGAGCACGACGCGCGCTGACTTGGCCGCGCGCGTCCGCTCGTTCCTCTCCTGCCACATCCGCGGCGGCGCCAACTGGCGCCGCCGCTCGTCCATCAGGGCTTGCCGCCGGCCTTCCACTCCGGCTTGGGACCGTCGGAGAGCAAGCGAGCCGCCTTTGCACCGGCGTTGATCACGCCCGTCATGTGATCGTAGTCGGCATGCGACGCGTCGTCCGTCACCTGGTGGTAGTCGGTGTGGAGATTGAACGTCGAGAGCGTGTGTGCCACAATCCCACGCCGCGCGAACGCGATGTTGTCGCTCCGCTGAAAGAAATTCTGCGCCGGTCGCTTGTCCGGGCCAATCGGAATGCCATTGGCGGCGAGCATTTCGCCCATGTTCGAGCGCTCGTAGCCGGTCAGCCATGCACGCCCGCTTCCACCCGCGAGTGAGTCGGGGCGCATGATCATCTCAATCTCGAGGTTCGCCACCATCTGCTCGAGGGGGAGTGCCGGATGCGCGATATACCAGTTGGTGCCCACGAGCCCCACTTCCTCGCCGGTGGTCGCCGCAAACACCACGGTGCGCTTGGGGCGCGGCCCCTTGGCGAACTGCCGCGCAATCTCCAGCACCGCCGTCACACCGGAGGCGTCGTCGTCGGCGCCGTTGTAAATGGAGTCGCCATTCACGCCGGGGCCGCGCATGCCCAGGTGGTCGTAGTGCGCGTCAATCAGAATGTGTTCGGCCTTCAGGGCGGGATCGCTCCCGCGGAGTACGCCCACCACATTCACCGACGGACGACGGCGCGCCACCGGCGCAGAATCGTACGCGGCCATTGAAGTGAACGTCTTGAGCGGTACCCGCCACGTAAACGAACTGCTGTCCACCTTCATGGTGGACTTCGCCGGATCGGTCGGATCGGGCACCCGCGTCCGACGAAATTGTTTGACCGAATCGCCCACAGTAACCGGTACGCGCTGGAAGAATCCGGAGTCTCCCATTGGCTCCAGCCCAATCCGCTTCATCTCGGCGGCAATCATCGTCGCCGCACGCAGCGCGCCGGGCGTTCCGGTGGCGCGCCCCTGCATGGAGTCGTCGGCAAGGCCGGTGAGGAGCCGCTTCACCATAGCGGGCGTGGTCTGCTGCGCGCCGAGTGGGAGCGCTGCGGCGAGAATGAGAAAGGCGAGCGTGCGAGCGTAACGCATCGGCGTACCGGGGCAGAAGGAAGCGGGGCGACGGCGCCGCCCCACCCCGCAGATTAGCGCGACACCCTTGCCCTCCGCCAGCCACCTCGCCACACTCCCCGCCACGATGCTGAACGTCCCGACCCTCGGCCCCAACGTCCCGCGCCGCGGCAACGCCATCTCGCGCGGCCTGTCGCACCTCGCACTCCGCCTCTCAGGATGGCGCATCGAGGGCGAAATGCCCAACGAGTCGAAGTTCGTGATCATCGTGGCCCCGCACACGTCCAACTGGGATTTTTTCATTGGCGTCATGGTGATGTTCGCCCTTGACCTGCGCGGTACTTTCCTCGGCAAGCACACCATCTTTCGCGAGCCGCTCGGCTCGCTGATGCGGTGGCTGGGTGGGGTGCCGGTCAATCGGGCGGCATCGCATGACATGGTCGCACAGACCGTGGGCTATTTCGAGAGCCGCCCACATATGGTGCTGGCGCTCTCCCCCGAGGGAACGCGCAAGAAGCTTCCCGCCTGGCGCACCGGCTTTTATCACGTCGCGCGCGGCGCGCGCGTGCCCATCGTGCCGGTGTCGTTCGATTTTCCAAAGCGCCTCGTGCGGATCTATCCCGCCTTCACCGTCACTGGTGATCAATCCGCCGACCTTGCGGTGCTCCGTTCCCATTTTGACGCCAGCATGGCCAGGCATCCGGCCAAGTACTAAGCCGGTCCTACTGGATACCGCGCGCATAAAAGGTCATAGTTGGATATGCCGCGCCCCGACATCCGCGCCCCCGCGACGCTTTTCGCCAAGCATCGTCCAGACCACGTGCCGCCCGAGTCGCTCGATCACGCGGAACTCGCTGCGTCTATTGCGTCGCTTGAGCTCAAACTGTTGTCGTCCAAGCGCGCGCTTGTGGCGGCGCAAACAGCTGGCGCGTTGCTCGTCACCTTTGTGGTCGTGCTCGGCGGCGCCCTACTGTATTTCGGCCCGAGCCCGTTTCTGCAGCACGTCTTTCACAACAGCGAATCACTCGTCGCCACGACGTACGACGTTGTGCTCTGGTGGCTGGCGCTGGTGGTGCTCGCGGTGATCGGCGGCCTCATTGGCGACCAACTCTTACGTGGACGCTTGCGACTGGCCCGCGGGTGGAAGCACCGCGTCGCCGACCTCAGCCGACGCCTCGAAGACGCGCAGCGCGTACGCCAGCGGCGCGAAGACAGCCGCTAGCGCACGGTCATCGGTTGGCCGCAAAGAAATCGAGCAACGCTCGGTTCACCATTTCCGGTTGCTCGATGGTTGATGAATGTCCGGCGCCGGGAATACGGATCAAGCCTGAGCGCGGGATCAGCGCGTGAATGCGCTCGGCCTTCTCGGGGGTCGTTGCCACATCTTCCTCTCCCACCATGATGAGTGTGGGCGTGGTAATGCCAGGCAGTTCATCGGTGATCCCGGCGCGCTCAATCACCCCATGCACGGACCGCACCACCGCACGGCGATTGCGCCGTAACTCCGCCCGCCAGCGTTCGCGTTTAGCGGTGCGGGTGGGATCGTTCAGGAAGGTCTGACTGAACAGAATCGGCATCACCGGGCCGATGACCGCCCACGGGCCGAGCCAACCAGCCACGAGCGCGAGCCGCCGGTACTTTGGCACATTGGACGCTGGCTCCGGCTCCGCGGACGACTCCAACACGGTGAGCGTGCGGAGCAGGTCGCGGCGGCGCGCGGCAATGCGCATCCCCACAAAGCCGCCCATCGAAAGGCCCACAAAATGGCAGGGCCCGAGCCCCATTTGCTCAATGAGCGCCACGCTGTCGGTGTACGCCTGCTCAATGCTGTACGCGTGCCCCGTGGCGTCACCGCTCTGACCGTGACCCGGGAGGTCGTAGGCCACACAGCGGTACGACGGCGAAAGCTCGCGCACCTGCGCCTCGAACATGCGCGACGAAAAGAGGAGTCCGTGACAGAACACCACCGGCTCACCTGAACCGCCGCTGTCCTCCACATAAATCTTCCGACCGTCAATTTGCAGTGTTGGCATACCCCGATAATGGCGCG
The genomic region above belongs to Gemmatimonadota bacterium and contains:
- a CDS encoding M20/M25/M40 family metallo-hydrolase, whose protein sequence is MRYARTLAFLILAAALPLGAQQTTPAMVKRLLTGLADDSMQGRATGTPGALRAATMIAAEMKRIGLEPMGDSGFFQRVPVTVGDSVKQFRRTRVPDPTDPAKSTMKVDSSSFTWRVPLKTFTSMAAYDSAPVARRRPSVNVVGVLRGSDPALKAEHILIDAHYDHLGMRGPGVNGDSIYNGADDDASGVTAVLEIARQFAKGPRPKRTVVFAATTGEEVGLVGTNWYIAHPALPLEQMVANLEIEMIMRPDSLAGGSGRAWLTGYERSNMGEMLAANGIPIGPDKRPAQNFFQRSDNIAFARRGIVAHTLSTFNLHTDYHQVTDDASHADYDHMTGVINAGAKAARLLSDGPKPEWKAGGKP
- a CDS encoding lysophospholipid acyltransferase family protein encodes the protein MLNVPTLGPNVPRRGNAISRGLSHLALRLSGWRIEGEMPNESKFVIIVAPHTSNWDFFIGVMVMFALDLRGTFLGKHTIFREPLGSLMRWLGGVPVNRAASHDMVAQTVGYFESRPHMVLALSPEGTRKKLPAWRTGFYHVARGARVPIVPVSFDFPKRLVRIYPAFTVTGDQSADLAVLRSHFDASMARHPAKY
- a CDS encoding alpha/beta fold hydrolase, with protein sequence MPTLQIDGRKIYVEDSGGSGEPVVFCHGLLFSSRMFEAQVRELSPSYRCVAYDLPGHGQSGDATGHAYSIEQAYTDSVALIEQMGLGPCHFVGLSMGGFVGMRIAARRRDLLRTLTVLESSAEPEPASNVPKYRRLALVAGWLGPWAVIGPVMPILFSQTFLNDPTRTAKRERWRAELRRNRRAVVRSVHGVIERAGITDELPGITTPTLIMVGEEDVATTPEKAERIHALIPRSGLIRIPGAGHSSTIEQPEMVNRALLDFFAANR
- a CDS encoding type II secretion system F family protein, coding for MSVTLASELRRFDEPRYRAEFYRAWHAGCSAGLTHHATLSALAPSPSPSVEALRRCIVDGTEAGRSVVSAIATAPGALATFEAALLAASEASGTLDAALRLLADHFGYEYKRTLRVRILMGYPIFLWVVASFAIPIVGLHVQGWQRYLTTVGLWLAALFLVGGVPIRAISGILLESPQRVGVRVARVLAMLLAAGAPRGRAVRAAVDASGGADLKRHFAKRSERDLNTIPLATLFEGSRAIPAALLSQMRIADVTHDYQDTLGRYAEMAEHDAR